The Desulfuromonas versatilis genome has a segment encoding these proteins:
- a CDS encoding DUF5666 domain-containing protein has product MTKRFLNWVWLASGVLGTALTLAACGGGGGGSVADGGIGGSGIVSAGSVTAKGSVTVNGVRYATGNAQFLREGEPAQLLDDQASAVGLGMVVRVDGSVAADGRNGTAAIVTFEDIVEGPVSSVTGNNQALVKVLEILGQIVVVENGATSFDDSVPGFGFDSLVNGLTGIIEVSGFTKPDGTIQATYLRQTAGDLNEFLAAGNELEVMGAVDERPSATTLVINGLLVDFATAELANVPPGGPATGQQVEVKGTRLEGNTLFAERLEVKTPGLGANQPKAAIEGFITGLDRTARTFRISGQIVSYAGARLEGGLSADLADGVKVEAEGPIVGAVLQARKVEFEENIRIEANADQLDPVSGILTLQGLGGISVQLDDELTAGAFGAIQGGNYLKIRGRRIAPATLVATRLEVVSSSPDPEVTLQGPVDSADEAGGTVVLIGFTVDTGSIGDNGFRQEEVSIGRSTFFSLLRQEPESLVKARGDLNGATTVWDEIEIELQD; this is encoded by the coding sequence ATGACGAAGCGGTTTCTCAACTGGGTATGGCTGGCAAGCGGCGTCCTGGGGACGGCCCTGACCCTGGCTGCATGCGGCGGCGGAGGCGGCGGCAGCGTCGCCGACGGCGGCATCGGCGGCTCGGGCATCGTCAGCGCGGGGTCGGTCACCGCCAAGGGGAGCGTCACCGTCAACGGTGTCCGTTACGCTACCGGCAACGCCCAGTTCCTGCGCGAGGGCGAACCCGCCCAGCTCCTCGATGATCAGGCCAGCGCGGTCGGCCTGGGCATGGTGGTGCGGGTCGACGGCAGCGTCGCGGCCGACGGCAGAAACGGCACCGCGGCCATCGTCACCTTCGAAGACATCGTTGAGGGACCGGTGTCAAGCGTAACCGGCAACAACCAGGCCCTGGTCAAGGTCCTGGAGATCCTTGGGCAGATCGTGGTGGTGGAAAACGGGGCGACCAGCTTCGACGACAGCGTCCCCGGCTTCGGGTTCGACTCGCTTGTCAACGGATTGACCGGGATCATCGAGGTCAGCGGATTCACCAAGCCCGACGGGACGATACAGGCAACTTACCTGCGGCAAACGGCCGGGGATCTGAATGAGTTTCTTGCGGCCGGCAACGAACTCGAAGTCATGGGGGCCGTCGACGAACGCCCCTCCGCCACCACGTTGGTTATCAATGGCCTGCTGGTCGACTTCGCCACGGCGGAACTCGCCAACGTTCCGCCCGGCGGACCTGCCACCGGCCAGCAGGTTGAAGTCAAGGGGACCCGCCTCGAGGGCAACACCCTGTTTGCCGAGCGCCTCGAGGTGAAGACCCCTGGCCTGGGCGCGAACCAGCCCAAGGCCGCCATAGAGGGTTTCATCACCGGGCTTGACCGCACCGCGCGGACCTTCAGGATCTCCGGCCAGATCGTCAGCTACGCCGGGGCGAGGCTGGAGGGGGGACTGTCAGCCGATCTGGCGGACGGCGTCAAGGTCGAGGCCGAAGGCCCGATCGTCGGCGCGGTGCTCCAGGCCCGGAAGGTTGAATTCGAGGAGAATATCCGCATTGAGGCCAATGCCGACCAGCTCGACCCGGTATCCGGCATTCTTACCCTGCAGGGCCTCGGTGGGATATCCGTACAGCTTGACGACGAACTTACCGCCGGCGCCTTCGGGGCCATTCAGGGCGGCAACTACCTCAAGATCCGCGGTCGCCGGATCGCCCCCGCGACCCTGGTCGCGACCCGACTCGAGGTGGTGAGCAGCAGCCCGGACCCCGAGGTTACCCTGCAGGGACCGGTGGACAGCGCGGACGAGGCCGGTGGCACGGTGGTCCTGATCGGCTTCACCGTCGATACCGGCAGCATCGGCGACAACGGGTTCCGCCAGGAGGAAGTCAGCATCGGCCGCAGCACCTTCTTCAGCCTGCTGCGGCAGGAGCCCGAGAGCCTGGTCAAGGCCCGGGGCGACCTGAACGGCGCGACGACCGTCTGGGACGAAATCGAAATCGAACTGCAGGACTAG
- a CDS encoding DUF5666 domain-containing protein: MNAMVANIQRHLSLFALATALLFSGGLVAGCGGGGGGGGGGGPTSTTGVSSGTIQGFGSVIVNGVRFNTDNATFVIEGDDNPSQSDLREGMIVLIDGSFDDNGTTGTATLVTRGDDLEGPVASITETTPGLVKVLSILGHNVIVENGVTVFDDTPPVTYANLAVDQVLEISGHMAANGDIQATFIEKKAETSAAFLADPLQEFEILGTVSNLGASTFNINNLIIDFSGVTPRNGSLANGALVEVKGRSFDAGTNTLTATDVELKAGLGANIAKVELEGLIANLNTGAQTFTINGQLVNYSAATFRGGLEADLANGTKVEAEGSVNAAGTLNAVKVTFKESVRIEGNVAAVNAASFTMEGLGGITIEVDSGLTRLDNLAALGNLASGNEIKVRARQAAGGRLVATRLELINTQPANRTFLQGPVANINNPSFTILGVSVNTSTVNEFEIEDTLTNRAGFFAALNDGDIVKARADLPGLVWDQVEIELEDNN; the protein is encoded by the coding sequence ATGAACGCCATGGTAGCAAACATTCAAAGGCATTTGAGTCTGTTCGCCCTGGCAACCGCCCTGCTCTTCTCCGGCGGCCTGGTCGCCGGTTGCGGCGGCGGTGGCGGCGGTGGCGGCGGCGGTGGCCCGACCTCGACGACCGGGGTCTCCTCGGGCACCATCCAGGGGTTCGGCAGCGTCATCGTCAACGGCGTACGCTTCAACACCGACAACGCCACCTTCGTCATCGAGGGTGACGACAACCCCTCGCAGAGCGACCTTCGCGAAGGGATGATCGTGCTGATCGACGGCTCCTTCGACGACAACGGCACCACCGGCACCGCCACCCTGGTCACCCGCGGCGACGACCTGGAAGGCCCGGTAGCCAGCATCACCGAAACCACTCCCGGCCTGGTGAAGGTTCTGAGCATCCTCGGGCACAACGTGATCGTCGAGAACGGCGTGACCGTCTTCGACGACACCCCGCCGGTCACCTACGCCAACCTGGCGGTGGACCAGGTGCTCGAGATCAGCGGCCACATGGCAGCCAACGGCGACATCCAGGCCACCTTCATCGAGAAGAAGGCTGAAACCTCCGCCGCCTTCCTGGCCGACCCCCTGCAGGAGTTCGAGATCCTGGGTACCGTCTCCAATCTCGGCGCCAGCACCTTCAACATCAATAACCTGATCATCGACTTCTCCGGGGTCACCCCGCGCAACGGCTCTCTGGCCAACGGCGCCCTGGTCGAAGTGAAAGGCCGGAGCTTCGATGCCGGCACCAACACCCTCACCGCCACCGACGTCGAACTCAAGGCGGGGCTGGGTGCCAACATCGCCAAGGTCGAGCTGGAAGGATTGATCGCCAACCTGAACACCGGCGCCCAGACCTTCACCATCAACGGCCAGTTGGTCAATTACAGCGCTGCGACCTTCCGCGGCGGCCTGGAAGCCGACCTGGCTAACGGCACCAAGGTCGAAGCCGAGGGCTCGGTGAACGCGGCGGGCACTCTCAACGCGGTCAAGGTGACCTTCAAGGAGAGCGTGCGGATCGAGGGGAACGTGGCTGCGGTCAACGCGGCCAGCTTCACCATGGAAGGGTTGGGCGGCATTACCATCGAAGTCGACAGCGGTCTGACCCGCCTCGACAATCTCGCTGCGCTGGGCAACCTGGCCTCGGGCAACGAAATCAAGGTCCGCGCCCGTCAGGCCGCCGGTGGGCGCCTGGTCGCCACCCGCCTCGAGCTGATCAACACCCAGCCGGCCAACCGCACCTTCCTCCAGGGCCCGGTGGCCAACATCAACAACCCCAGCTTCACCATCCTCGGGGTGAGCGTGAACACCAGCACGGTCAACGAGTTCGAGATCGAGGATACGCTGACCAACCGCGCCGGGTTCTTCGCCGCGCTGAATGACGGCGACATCGTCAAGGCCCGCGCCGACCTGCCCGGGCTGGTCTGGGACCAGGTCGAGATCGAGCTGGAGGACAACAACTAG
- a CDS encoding mechanosensitive ion channel family protein yields the protein MSRRPLPRMGAALALALLLTLAAPPALRGQQQAGPEPEPLSVEPSPTAPERVGVEKVSSDRAIDRRLTGILESTGWFEQVEVEVREGVVFLDGLTRSAERRDWAGALAGKTEDVVAVVNRVRVAERSPWDLTPAAAELQRLGRLTVQKLPAVGIGLLILIITGILAKLVAAGARRVLESRMKPLLRDVTARALSIPILILGVYLVLQVAGLTRLATTVLGGTGLFGLVAGIAFRDILENFLASILISMRNPFKLGDLVEVAGHLGVVQRVTSRGTVLMDPDGNHVQIPNATIYKSIIRNFTANPNRRESFEVGIGYENDSAAAQAVALEVLNGHPAVLKDPEALVLVDRLGAATVNLRVYFWYDGSAYNGPKVKSSLIRLVKRAFEGRGISMPDEAREIVFPDGVPVRMLEAAEPPAKKPRPEEAAVETGAVTTAAEGHLANEEGPLREQARRARMPEEGASLLEEKNPR from the coding sequence GTGAGCCGCCGGCCCCTGCCCCGGATGGGGGCGGCGTTGGCCCTGGCGCTGCTGCTGACCCTGGCAGCGCCGCCGGCGCTTCGCGGCCAGCAGCAGGCCGGGCCGGAGCCCGAACCGCTTTCGGTCGAGCCGAGTCCGACGGCCCCCGAACGGGTGGGGGTGGAGAAGGTCTCCAGCGACCGCGCCATCGACAGGCGCCTGACCGGCATCCTCGAGTCGACGGGGTGGTTCGAGCAGGTCGAGGTGGAGGTCCGCGAGGGGGTGGTCTTCCTCGACGGGCTGACCCGCAGCGCCGAGCGCCGCGACTGGGCCGGCGCCCTGGCCGGCAAGACCGAGGACGTGGTGGCGGTGGTCAACCGGGTCCGGGTCGCCGAGCGCTCCCCCTGGGACCTTACGCCGGCCGCCGCCGAGCTGCAGCGGCTGGGGAGGCTCACGGTGCAGAAACTGCCGGCCGTCGGCATCGGCCTGCTGATCCTGATCATCACCGGTATCCTCGCCAAGCTGGTCGCCGCCGGGGCACGACGGGTCCTCGAGTCGCGCATGAAGCCGCTGCTGCGCGACGTCACCGCGCGGGCCTTGAGCATCCCCATCCTCATCCTCGGCGTCTACCTGGTGCTGCAGGTCGCCGGCCTGACCCGGCTGGCGACCACGGTGCTGGGCGGCACCGGCCTGTTCGGCCTGGTCGCCGGCATCGCCTTTCGCGACATTCTCGAGAACTTCCTGGCCAGCATCCTGATCAGCATGCGCAACCCCTTCAAGCTCGGCGACCTGGTGGAGGTGGCCGGCCACCTGGGGGTGGTGCAGCGGGTCACCTCCCGCGGCACGGTGCTGATGGACCCGGACGGCAACCACGTGCAGATCCCCAATGCCACCATCTACAAAAGCATCATCCGCAACTTCACCGCCAACCCCAACCGGCGCGAGAGCTTCGAGGTCGGCATCGGCTACGAGAACGATTCCGCCGCCGCCCAGGCGGTGGCCCTCGAGGTGCTCAATGGGCACCCCGCGGTGCTCAAGGACCCCGAAGCCCTGGTGCTGGTCGACCGGCTGGGGGCGGCCACGGTCAACCTGCGGGTCTATTTCTGGTACGACGGCTCGGCCTACAACGGGCCCAAGGTCAAATCGTCGCTGATCCGCCTGGTCAAGCGGGCCTTCGAAGGGCGGGGCATCTCCATGCCCGACGAGGCGCGGGAGATCGTCTTCCCCGACGGGGTGCCGGTGCGCATGCTGGAGGCGGCCGAACCGCCCGCCAAAAAGCCGCGCCCGGAGGAAGCGGCGGTGGAGACCGGGGCGGTCACCACCGCCGCGGAGGGGCATCTCGCCAACGAGGAGGGGCCGCTGCGGGAGCAGGCCCGCCGGGCGCGGATGCCCGAGGAAGGGGCGAGCCTGCTGGAGGAGAAGAACCCACGGTAA
- a CDS encoding sll1863 family stress response protein codes for MEEKQAYREKFEARLRELKAQLELLEAKADLAKAEAGIEYQKQIKELRQKRDAMSARLEELKKAGGDAWRDLRTGLEKAAEDLKGALERARDKFR; via the coding sequence ATGGAAGAAAAACAGGCCTATCGCGAAAAATTCGAAGCCCGGCTCAGGGAACTCAAGGCCCAGCTCGAGCTGCTCGAGGCCAAGGCCGACCTGGCCAAGGCCGAGGCCGGGATCGAATACCAGAAACAGATCAAGGAGCTGCGCCAGAAGCGCGACGCCATGAGCGCCCGCCTCGAGGAGTTGAAAAAAGCCGGCGGCGATGCCTGGCGCGACCTGCGGACGGGGCTCGAGAAGGCCGCCGAGGACCTGAAGGGGGCCCTGGAACGCGCCCGGGACAAGTTCCGGTGA
- a CDS encoding ribonuclease Z: MNLRLPFRFIEPTFYSGLLDDPILYLRVRPLGRALLVDCGQIHHLAKRVLKSLDAVFVSHGHMDHFMGIETLTRNMHVAPRTVELFGPPGIAEKLAHKLQGYDWNLTEEFWGVYRVHEVAEERLVTSVLRGPEGFPLRREAVRERSDRVVYRNRFLRVEAELCDHKIPVMILRITERDAFQVDPEKLAALDLVAGGWLRELNRRFYREGLASGPLRVSRRREGRVVEETLADPAALYRQIRGEQPAASIGYVTDVGFSEENRRKIVSLLRGVTLLIGECAYLAEEMERARRSCHLCTSDVNRLLEELRPGWFLPMHLSKNHRGCSERLYAELQMPPGTTLLRIPEHIPARPLIPREVPRPEAKR, from the coding sequence ATGAACCTGCGCCTTCCCTTCCGCTTCATCGAGCCGACCTTTTACTCGGGACTGCTCGACGACCCCATCCTCTATCTCCGGGTGCGCCCCCTGGGCCGGGCCCTGCTGGTGGACTGCGGGCAGATCCACCACCTGGCCAAGCGGGTGCTCAAGTCGCTCGACGCGGTCTTCGTCAGCCACGGCCACATGGACCATTTCATGGGGATCGAGACCCTGACCCGCAACATGCACGTCGCCCCGCGCACGGTGGAGCTGTTCGGCCCGCCGGGGATCGCCGAAAAACTGGCGCACAAGCTTCAGGGCTATGACTGGAACCTGACGGAGGAATTCTGGGGGGTGTACCGGGTGCACGAGGTAGCCGAGGAGCGCCTGGTCACCTCGGTGCTGCGGGGGCCGGAGGGGTTTCCCCTGCGCCGGGAGGCGGTGCGGGAGCGAAGCGATCGGGTGGTGTACCGCAACCGGTTCCTGAGGGTCGAGGCGGAGCTGTGCGACCACAAGATCCCGGTGATGATCCTGCGCATCACCGAACGCGACGCATTTCAGGTGGATCCGGAAAAACTGGCGGCCCTGGACCTGGTGGCGGGGGGCTGGCTGCGGGAGCTGAACCGCAGGTTCTACCGGGAGGGACTGGCGAGCGGCCCGCTGCGGGTGAGCCGGCGGCGCGAGGGCCGGGTGGTCGAGGAGACGCTGGCCGACCCGGCGGCGCTCTACCGGCAGATCCGCGGCGAGCAGCCGGCGGCCAGCATCGGCTATGTGACCGACGTCGGCTTCAGCGAGGAGAACCGGCGGAAGATCGTCTCGCTGCTGCGCGGGGTCACCCTGCTGATCGGCGAATGCGCCTATCTGGCCGAAGAAATGGAGCGGGCCCGCCGCTCCTGCCACCTGTGCACCAGCGACGTCAACCGCCTGCTCGAGGAGCTGCGCCCGGGCTGGTTTCTGCCCATGCACCTGTCCAAGAACCACCGGGGCTGCAGCGAGCGGCTCTACGCCGAGCTGCAAATGCCGCCGGGGACCACCCTGCTGCGAATCCCCGAGCACATCCCGGCCCGCCCGCTGATCCCCCGGGAGGTACCGCGGCCCGAGGCCAAACGCTAA
- a CDS encoding SCO family protein → MHEHHPKRPFDLLALLLFAVLSLVGGPGSAAAGDSPWGADYFPNIPLVSHEGKSLRFFDDLIKDKVVMVNFIYTSCREACPLETARLRQVQKLLGDRVGKDVFMYSISIDPKNDTPEVLKKYAEAYHAGPGWLFLTGNEEEITLLRKKLGVYYEGMQIDNFRDHNISLVIGNQRTGIWVKTSPFENSHVLADKVGSWLHNWKTPSKSRSDYAQAPELRNLSRGETLFRTRCAACHSIGGGDILQSEKGEIGPDLLGVTRTRDRAWLTRWLAEPDQMLAEKDPLAMALLAKYNNLQMPNLSLNQLEVEALIEYMEEESRRVEQSRK, encoded by the coding sequence ATGCACGAACACCACCCCAAGCGCCCTTTCGACCTTCTCGCCCTGCTGCTGTTCGCCGTGCTGAGCCTGGTGGGCGGCCCGGGTTCGGCCGCGGCCGGCGACTCGCCCTGGGGCGCCGACTACTTTCCCAACATCCCGCTGGTCTCCCACGAGGGCAAGTCGCTGCGCTTTTTCGACGACCTGATCAAGGACAAGGTGGTGATGGTCAACTTCATCTACACCAGCTGCCGCGAGGCCTGTCCGCTGGAGACCGCCCGGCTGCGCCAGGTGCAGAAGCTGCTGGGGGACCGGGTCGGCAAGGACGTCTTCATGTACTCGATCAGCATCGACCCGAAAAACGACACCCCCGAGGTGCTGAAAAAATACGCCGAGGCCTACCATGCCGGCCCCGGCTGGCTGTTTCTGACCGGCAACGAGGAGGAGATCACCCTGTTGCGCAAGAAACTCGGCGTCTACTACGAGGGGATGCAGATCGACAACTTCCGGGACCATAACATCAGCCTGGTGATCGGCAACCAGCGCACCGGTATCTGGGTGAAAACCTCCCCCTTCGAAAACTCCCACGTGCTGGCCGACAAGGTCGGCAGCTGGCTGCACAACTGGAAAACGCCGAGCAAGTCCCGCAGCGATTACGCCCAGGCGCCCGAGCTGCGCAACCTCTCGCGGGGCGAGACCCTGTTCCGCACCCGCTGCGCCGCCTGCCACAGCATCGGCGGCGGCGATATTTTGCAGTCGGAAAAAGGCGAGATCGGCCCCGACCTGCTCGGCGTGACCCGCACCCGCGACCGCGCCTGGCTGACCCGCTGGCTGGCCGAACCGGACCAGATGCTCGCCGAAAAGGACCCCCTGGCCATGGCCCTGCTGGCCAAGTACAACAACCTGCAGATGCCCAACCTGAGCCTGAACCAGCTGGAGGTCGAGGCGCTGATCGAATACATGGAGGAGGAGAGCCGCCGGGTGGAGCAGTCCAGGAAGTGA